Proteins co-encoded in one Prunus persica cultivar Lovell chromosome G6, Prunus_persica_NCBIv2, whole genome shotgun sequence genomic window:
- the LOC18772479 gene encoding type I inositol polyphosphate 5-phosphatase 5 gives MKSIIPRLFGVKRTGREGSDEDIFKSDGDGIDYHLDLEKKIAARRQAFMEATPIMRKNFSDRQASPGIQSLNLSNFEHSMAPATETKEFRIFVATWNVGGKSPNNGLNLQDFLQVEGSSDVYVLGFQEIVPLSAGNVLVIEDNEPAAKWLALINQALNKPQNACSNVHSSSDSSNQGSNNNTTKESKSPGSLNIFQKPSLKALRKSFKANSSLLKSCNCPVEYPYQERRRIRKLSDTTSESDSAASPRSIYGSDGSVDEFLAIAGIQSPSSSGDMNYRLVTSKKMVGIFLSVWVRKELVHHIGHLRVSTVGRGIMGCLGNKGCISISMTLHQTSFCFVCCHLASGEKEGDELKRNADVTEILKSTQFPKICKNPNRRPCERITDHDRMIWLGDLNYRMALSYEETRVLLEDNDWDTLLEKDQLNIEREAGRVFSGFKEGQIFFAPTYKYSQNSDSYAGETAKSKKKRRTPAWCDRILWRGEGFEQLSYIRGESRFSDHRPVCAVFSVEVDVLRSKNNRFRKGYSCTAPRLEYDECMPQRHSFYEF, from the exons ATGAAGTCTATCATTCCTAGGCTTTTTGGTGTAAAGAGAACAGGACGCGAAGGCTCAGACGAAGACATATTCAAATCAGATGGGGATGGCATTGATTATCATCTAG ATTTGGAGAAAAAGATTGCTGCTAGGAGACAAGCTTTCATGGAGGCAACTCCTATCATGAGAAAGAATTTTTCAG ATAGGCAGGCTAGTCCGGGGATTCAAAGCCTAAACCTATCAAACTTTGAACACTCTATGGCGCCAGCAACTGAGACTAAAGAATTCAG GATATTTGTGGCGACATGGAATGTGGGAGGAAAGTCACCTAACAATGGCCTCAACCTCCAAGATTTCTTGCAGGTGGAGGGCTCTTCGGACGTCTATGTGTTAGG GTTTCAGGAAATTGTTCCTCTAAGTGCTGGAAATGTTCTAGTGATTGAGGACAATGAACCAGCAGCAAAATGGCTAGCCCTCATAAACCAAGCACTGAATAAACCCCAAAACGCATGCTCCAATGTGCATTCTTCTTCAGATTCATCAAACCAGGGTTCCAACAACAACACCACCAAGGAATCCAAGTCCCCAGGCAGTCTCAACATCTTCCAGAAGCCTTCTCTAAAAGCTCTCAGAAAAAGCTTCAAAGCAAACAGTAGCCTTCTCAAGTCTTGCAACTGCCCTGTGGAGTATCCATACCAAGAAAGGCGGCGGATAAGAAAGCTCAGTGATACTACCAGTGAATCAGACTCAGCAGCTTCTCCTCGAAGCATTTATGGCAGTGATGGTAGTGTAGATGAATTTCTTGCAATAGCTGGGATTCAGTCCCCGTCTTCCTCTGGCGACATGAATTACCGCCTTGTAACAAGCAAGAAGATGGTAGGGATTTTCCTATCGGTTTGGGTTCGAAAAGAGTTGGTTCATCACATTGGCCATCTCAGAGTCTCCACTGTAGGAAGAGGAATAATGGGTTGCCTCGGAAATAAG GGATGCATATCAATAAGCATGACATTGCACCAAACAAGCTTTTGCTTCGTGTGCTGTCACTTGGCTTCCGGGGAGAAGGAAGGTGATGAGCTCAAGAGGAACGCAGATGTGACTGAGATCCTCAAAAGCACACAATTTCCCAAGATCTGCAAGAATCCAAATCGTCGTCCTTGTGAAAGAATAACTGATCATGA TCGGATGATATGGCTTGGAGATTTGAATTATCGGATGGCTTTGAGCTATGAGGAAACAAGGGTTTTGTTGGAGGATAATGACTGGGACACCCTTCTAGAGAAGGATCAG TTgaatatagagagagaggccGGGAGAGTATTCAGTGGGTTCAAAGAGGGGCAAATCTTCTTTGCCCCCACTTACAAGTATTCTCAAAATTCAGACTCTTACGCCGGAGAAACTGCCAAGTCCAAGAAGAAACGACGAACTCCTGCATG GTGTGATAGGATACTATGGCGCGGTGAGGGCTTTGAACAATTATCTTATATTCGAGGGGAGTCAAGATTCTCAGACCACAGGCCTGTTTGTGCTGTGTTCTCAGTGGAAGTTGATGTTCTTAGAAGCAAAAACAACAGATTCAGAAAGGGCTATTCGTGTACCGCTCCAAGGCTTGAATATGATGAATGCATGCCTCAGAGACATAGCTTCTACGAGTTTTAG
- the LOC18773279 gene encoding uncharacterized protein LOC18773279 isoform X1, with amino-acid sequence MKMFGQYVLRGHLTFALIAFFLFLFLDIIRMVANAFRHPVGVIQLHGSVGDSGSMSKCRQMSFRFISKNFAVDVGLLRKGQCGSRQCKLQVIRASSSQTSTTDPILSTSKAESALILIRHGESLWNEKNLFTGCVDVPLTKRGVDEAIEAGKRISNIPIDMIFTSSLIRAQMTAMLAMTQHRRKKVPIITHNESRQAKTWSQIYSGDTKKQSIPVVTAWQLNERMYGELQGLNKLETAERYGKEKVHEWRRSYDIPPPSGESLEMCSQRAVAYFKEHIEPKLQSGKNVLVAAHGNSLRSIIMYLERLTSQEVISLELSTGVPLLYIHKEEKFMRRGSPVGPTEPGVYAYTKSLALYRQELDKKSH; translated from the exons ATGAAAATGTTTGGTCAATATGTTTTGCGAGGTCATTTAACTTTTGCTTtgattgctttttttctttttctttttttggacaTTATCAGAATGGTTGCGAATGCTTTCCGCCATCCTGTTGGGGTAATTCAGCTCCATGGTTCTGTTGGTGACAGTGGTTCTATGAGCAAATGTAGGCAGATGTCTTTCAGATTTATCTCCAAAAATTTTGCGGTTGATGTGGGTTTGCTTAGAAAAGGACAATGTGGTTCTAGACAGTGTAAACTGCAAGTAATTCGTgcatcttcttctcaaactTCAACAACTGATCCAATTTTATCTACCTCAAAAG CTGAAAGTGCTTTAATACTAATTCGTCATGGTGAATCTTTGTGGAATGAGAAGAACTTGTTCACCGGTTGTGTTGATGTGCCTTTAACCAAGAGAGGTGTAGATGAGGCAATAGAAGCCGGTAAGAGAATTAGCAACATCCCTATAGATATGATTTTCACATCTTCGCTGATTCGTGCACAGATGACAGCTATGCTTGCCATGACCCAACACCGCCGAAAGAAG GTACCAATCATTACGCATAACGAGAGTAGACAGGCGAAAACATGGAGTCAAATTTACAGTGGAGATACGAAGAAGCAATCGATTCCAGTTGTAACTGCTTGGCAATTGAACGAAAGAAT GTATGGTGAATTACAGGGTCTTAATAAGCTAGAGACAGCTGAAAGATATGGAAAGGAGAAAGTGCATGAGTGGCGTCGGAGTTATGATATTCCTCCCCCAAGCGGTGAGAGCTTGGAAATGTGTTCACAAAGAGCTGTAGCCTACTTTAAAGAACAT ATTGAACCAAAACTACAATCTGGAAAGAACGTGCTGGTTGCTGCCCATGGGAATTCGTTAAGGTCTATAATCATGTATCTTGAGAGATTAACTTCTCAAGAG GTTATTAGCTTAGAGTTATCAACCGGTGTACCACTGCTTTATATTCATAAGGAGGAAAAGTTTATGAGGAGGGGAAGTCCAGTTGGACCTACAGAACCTGGTGTTTATGCTTATACTAAG AGTTTAGCTCTCTACAGGCAAGAATTGGATAAAAAGTCGCATTGA
- the LOC18773279 gene encoding uncharacterized protein LOC18773279 isoform X2, with translation MVANAFRHPVGVIQLHGSVGDSGSMSKCRQMSFRFISKNFAVDVGLLRKGQCGSRQCKLQVIRASSSQTSTTDPILSTSKAESALILIRHGESLWNEKNLFTGCVDVPLTKRGVDEAIEAGKRISNIPIDMIFTSSLIRAQMTAMLAMTQHRRKKVPIITHNESRQAKTWSQIYSGDTKKQSIPVVTAWQLNERMYGELQGLNKLETAERYGKEKVHEWRRSYDIPPPSGESLEMCSQRAVAYFKEHIEPKLQSGKNVLVAAHGNSLRSIIMYLERLTSQEVISLELSTGVPLLYIHKEEKFMRRGSPVGPTEPGVYAYTKSLALYRQELDKKSH, from the exons ATGGTTGCGAATGCTTTCCGCCATCCTGTTGGGGTAATTCAGCTCCATGGTTCTGTTGGTGACAGTGGTTCTATGAGCAAATGTAGGCAGATGTCTTTCAGATTTATCTCCAAAAATTTTGCGGTTGATGTGGGTTTGCTTAGAAAAGGACAATGTGGTTCTAGACAGTGTAAACTGCAAGTAATTCGTgcatcttcttctcaaactTCAACAACTGATCCAATTTTATCTACCTCAAAAG CTGAAAGTGCTTTAATACTAATTCGTCATGGTGAATCTTTGTGGAATGAGAAGAACTTGTTCACCGGTTGTGTTGATGTGCCTTTAACCAAGAGAGGTGTAGATGAGGCAATAGAAGCCGGTAAGAGAATTAGCAACATCCCTATAGATATGATTTTCACATCTTCGCTGATTCGTGCACAGATGACAGCTATGCTTGCCATGACCCAACACCGCCGAAAGAAG GTACCAATCATTACGCATAACGAGAGTAGACAGGCGAAAACATGGAGTCAAATTTACAGTGGAGATACGAAGAAGCAATCGATTCCAGTTGTAACTGCTTGGCAATTGAACGAAAGAAT GTATGGTGAATTACAGGGTCTTAATAAGCTAGAGACAGCTGAAAGATATGGAAAGGAGAAAGTGCATGAGTGGCGTCGGAGTTATGATATTCCTCCCCCAAGCGGTGAGAGCTTGGAAATGTGTTCACAAAGAGCTGTAGCCTACTTTAAAGAACAT ATTGAACCAAAACTACAATCTGGAAAGAACGTGCTGGTTGCTGCCCATGGGAATTCGTTAAGGTCTATAATCATGTATCTTGAGAGATTAACTTCTCAAGAG GTTATTAGCTTAGAGTTATCAACCGGTGTACCACTGCTTTATATTCATAAGGAGGAAAAGTTTATGAGGAGGGGAAGTCCAGTTGGACCTACAGAACCTGGTGTTTATGCTTATACTAAG AGTTTAGCTCTCTACAGGCAAGAATTGGATAAAAAGTCGCATTGA
- the LOC18773279 gene encoding uncharacterized protein LOC18773279 isoform X3 — MSKCRQMSFRFISKNFAVDVGLLRKGQCGSRQCKLQVIRASSSQTSTTDPILSTSKAESALILIRHGESLWNEKNLFTGCVDVPLTKRGVDEAIEAGKRISNIPIDMIFTSSLIRAQMTAMLAMTQHRRKKVPIITHNESRQAKTWSQIYSGDTKKQSIPVVTAWQLNERMYGELQGLNKLETAERYGKEKVHEWRRSYDIPPPSGESLEMCSQRAVAYFKEHIEPKLQSGKNVLVAAHGNSLRSIIMYLERLTSQEVISLELSTGVPLLYIHKEEKFMRRGSPVGPTEPGVYAYTKSLALYRQELDKKSH, encoded by the exons ATGAGCAAATGTAGGCAGATGTCTTTCAGATTTATCTCCAAAAATTTTGCGGTTGATGTGGGTTTGCTTAGAAAAGGACAATGTGGTTCTAGACAGTGTAAACTGCAAGTAATTCGTgcatcttcttctcaaactTCAACAACTGATCCAATTTTATCTACCTCAAAAG CTGAAAGTGCTTTAATACTAATTCGTCATGGTGAATCTTTGTGGAATGAGAAGAACTTGTTCACCGGTTGTGTTGATGTGCCTTTAACCAAGAGAGGTGTAGATGAGGCAATAGAAGCCGGTAAGAGAATTAGCAACATCCCTATAGATATGATTTTCACATCTTCGCTGATTCGTGCACAGATGACAGCTATGCTTGCCATGACCCAACACCGCCGAAAGAAG GTACCAATCATTACGCATAACGAGAGTAGACAGGCGAAAACATGGAGTCAAATTTACAGTGGAGATACGAAGAAGCAATCGATTCCAGTTGTAACTGCTTGGCAATTGAACGAAAGAAT GTATGGTGAATTACAGGGTCTTAATAAGCTAGAGACAGCTGAAAGATATGGAAAGGAGAAAGTGCATGAGTGGCGTCGGAGTTATGATATTCCTCCCCCAAGCGGTGAGAGCTTGGAAATGTGTTCACAAAGAGCTGTAGCCTACTTTAAAGAACAT ATTGAACCAAAACTACAATCTGGAAAGAACGTGCTGGTTGCTGCCCATGGGAATTCGTTAAGGTCTATAATCATGTATCTTGAGAGATTAACTTCTCAAGAG GTTATTAGCTTAGAGTTATCAACCGGTGTACCACTGCTTTATATTCATAAGGAGGAAAAGTTTATGAGGAGGGGAAGTCCAGTTGGACCTACAGAACCTGGTGTTTATGCTTATACTAAG AGTTTAGCTCTCTACAGGCAAGAATTGGATAAAAAGTCGCATTGA
- the LOC18774794 gene encoding protein DOWNSTREAM OF FLC: MAISRVLLLFALCVLPGLVSARTLGNPFHIQGRVYCDTCRCGFETTATTYIPGATVRIECKYRNTLQLAYSVEGETDATGTYNILVEDDHEDQICESVLVSSPVNDCKSADPGRKRANVVVTRYNGVVKDKHYANNMGFFKDQPLAGCEELLKQYLNYDQPE; the protein is encoded by the exons ATGGCCATCTCtagggttttgttgttgtttgctcTCTGTGTGCTTCCGGGGCTTGTCAGCGCACGCACATTGGGCAACCCCTTCCACATCCAAGGCCGCGTCTACTGCGACACTTGCCGTTGTGGTTTTGAGACCACTGCCACCACTTACATTCCCG GTGCAACTGTGAGAATTGAGTGCAAATACAGGAACACCTTGCAGCTTGCTTACAGTGTTGAGGGAGAGACCGACGCAACTGGAACATACAACATTTTGGTTGAAGATGACCATGAGGACCAAATCTGTGAGTCTGTTCTTGTTAGCAGCCCAGTAAATGACTGTAAATCAGCAGACCCGGGACGTAAACGTGCGAACGTGGTGGTCACCCGTTACAACGGCGTCGTTAAGGACAAGCATTACGCAAATAACATGGGATTCTTCAAGGATCAGCCGTTGGCTGGGTGTGAAGAACTGCTAAAGCAATACTTGAACTATGATCAGCCGgaatag